The Ananas comosus cultivar F153 linkage group 7, ASM154086v1, whole genome shotgun sequence genome has a window encoding:
- the LOC109713364 gene encoding uncharacterized protein LOC109713364 — protein MDANFSHHQEADDGGATAKKAAEKPSSAAAANRLLILISLLGAGMLVWWAAVFHPSNRQLWMVPLGLLLAGTPVVVLLSVFASDAGDK, from the coding sequence aTGGATGCCAACTTCAGCCACCACCAAGAAGCCGACGACGGCGGCGCCACCGCAAAGAAGGCGGCGGAGAAGCCGAGTTCGGCAGCAGCGGCCAACAGGTTGCTGATTTTGATTAGCTTACTGGGGGCAGGGATGCTGGTGTGGTGGGCCGCCGTCTTTCACCCGTCGAACCGCCAACTGTGGATGGTCCCCCTCGGCCTCCTCCTCGCCGGCACCCCCGTCGTCGTATTGCTCTCGGTTTTCGCCTCCGACGCCGGAGATAAGTGA